A portion of the Phacochoerus africanus isolate WHEZ1 chromosome 5, ROS_Pafr_v1, whole genome shotgun sequence genome contains these proteins:
- the LOC125127446 gene encoding uncharacterized protein LOC125127446, with product MENQSLKPQYKKRTEKQSKQAKTITTGRVPGGAAAATALLAGTKAADPSEGGRCGAVWRASGRGGPSLLHDAPPRPPVAPPRPRPRLPLQRAGRGRQGRSASGAARPSPSASRSSKGLPAPRRNPPGDVAEWGRAENSPGKTRSPGRVSENARYSVDVIVPCGPLPELT from the coding sequence ATGGAAAACCAAAGTCTTAAACCACAGTACAAGAAACGgactgaaaaacaaagcaagcaagcaaaaacaataacaacaggcCGGGTcccaggaggagcagcagcagcgaCAGCCCTATTGGCGGGCACAAAGGCAGCGGACCCATCGGAGGGTGGCAGGTGTGGGGCAGTCTGGCGGGCCAGTGGCCGGGGGGGCCCCAGCCTCCTCCAcgacgccccgccccgcccgcccgtggccccgccccggccccgcccccgcctccctctccagcgggcggggcggggccgccaGGGGCGGTCCGCGAGCGGTGCCGCGAGGCCGTCGCCCTCCGCCTCCCGGTCGTCGAAAGGGCTCCCGGCCCCCAGGAGGAATCCGCCCGGGGATGTCGCGGAGTGGGGGAGGGCCGAGAATTCCCCAGGAAAGACAAGAAGCCCGGGTCGAGTCTCAGAAAATGCGAGGTACTCTGTTGATGTTATCGTTCCCTGCGGGCCCCTCCCAGAGCTCACCTGA